CGGTCGCCGGCCCGGGAGGCGATGGCGGCCAGCAGCAGGCCGGCGTCCATGGCCGAGTCGAGCCGCGGCACCCCGCCGCCGGCGCCCTCGACCCTGGCTGCCGAGGTGCGGGAGGTGTCGAGCACCAGCACCACCCGGCGGTCGCGCTCCGGCTGCCAGGTGCGCACCACGACCGTGCGAGAGCGCGCGGTGGTGCGCCAGTCGATGGAGCGTACGTCGTCGCCTCGGACATACTCCCGCAGCGAGTCGAACTCCGTGCCCTGTCCGCGCACCCGCACCGCGGCCCGTCCATCCAGCTCCCGCAGGCGTTGGAGTCGCGAGGGGAGATGCTTGCGCGACTCGAAGGCGGGCAGCACTCGCACCGCTCCCTCCACCTGGAGCGTGCGTTGGCGGGCGCCCAGCCCCAGCGGTCCGTAGGCCCGCACCGTCACGCCCAGCGCGTGCAGGTCGCCGCGGCGTCGCGGTCGTAGTGGCGTACGCAGCCTGGTGCTGTCGCCGAGGCCGAGCCGGATCCGGTGACGATTGGTGGCCGAGGCGGAGCCCGAGGTGGTCGACCCGGCCCCGGCCGTCGGCTGCCAGGCGTCGCGGATCAGCGCTCGCACCGACCTGGCGGGGGAGCGGATGATCAGCTCGGAGGCCGCCTCATCACCGAGCCGGATGCCGCCCAGCTGCGTGCGCCGGATCTCCAACGACGCCGGCTTCGGCGCG
The sequence above is drawn from the Nocardioides albertanoniae genome and encodes:
- a CDS encoding DUF58 domain-containing protein; this encodes MAITWRVPLLMLAGIVPVVLWPAGSTAAVWILLVIVLVLLDVLIAPKPASLEIRRTQLGGIRLGDEAASELIIRSPARSVRALIRDAWQPTAGAGSTTSGSASATNRHRIRLGLGDSTRLRTPLRPRRRGDLHALGVTVRAYGPLGLGARQRTLQVEGAVRVLPAFESRKHLPSRLQRLRELDGRAAVRVRGQGTEFDSLREYVRGDDVRSIDWRTTARSRTVVVRTWQPERDRRVVLVLDTSRTSAARVEGAGGGVPRLDSAMDAGLLLAAIASRAGDRIDFLGGDQRVRSRLRLAGQRDVTQRLQETMADLEPVIAEADWSTLAGAVAGLGRHRALVVLLTPLDPHAIEESLLPVLPVLTQHHRVVLASVRDPELEATAASRDTLDDVYAAAAAEQTLRRRDHTAAMLRALGVDIVDADAESLPPALADHYLQLKATGQL